The following coding sequences lie in one Candidatus Eremiobacteraceae bacterium genomic window:
- a CDS encoding uracil-DNA glycosylase yields the protein MACTRCRDLRAYCADIARRGKREFAGQSYWGKPVPPLGEASAAVLIIGLAPAAHGGNRTGRMFTGDGSADWLARALFASGFATQPTSHARGDGFALKDAYLSAAIRCAPPKNKPSPRHIANCASYLRAEFETLQDVRVVVALGKIAFDRALRLLADAGYELPRPRPAFAHAAITSLKQEGSGRALALIGSYHPSRQNTNTGKLTQEMLDAVFAKARSLL from the coding sequence GTGGCGTGTACGCGGTGTCGCGATCTTCGCGCATATTGCGCCGACATTGCGCGTCGCGGCAAACGCGAATTTGCCGGCCAGTCGTATTGGGGCAAACCCGTACCCCCGCTCGGCGAAGCGTCCGCCGCTGTTCTCATCATCGGGTTGGCGCCCGCAGCGCACGGCGGCAATCGGACCGGGCGCATGTTCACGGGCGACGGCTCCGCGGACTGGTTGGCCCGCGCGCTCTTTGCTTCCGGCTTCGCAACGCAGCCGACATCCCACGCTCGCGGCGACGGCTTTGCCCTCAAGGATGCGTATCTCAGCGCCGCTATACGTTGCGCGCCTCCGAAGAACAAGCCGTCGCCGCGGCACATCGCGAATTGCGCTTCGTATCTACGCGCGGAGTTTGAGACGCTTCAGGACGTGAGAGTCGTCGTGGCACTGGGCAAAATCGCCTTTGACCGCGCGCTTCGGCTGTTGGCAGATGCGGGTTACGAGCTGCCGCGACCCAGACCGGCTTTCGCCCATGCCGCGATAACTTCGTTGAAACAAGAAGGCAGCGGACGAGCGCTGGCGTTGATCGGTTCGTATCACCCAAGCCGTCAGAACACGAACACCGGCAAGCTCACGCAAGAAATGCTCGACGCGGTTTTCGCAAAAGCCAGATCGCTTCTGTAG